CGTACCTGCGAGTATGCAGTTCCCCTTCGACGATGCGATGTCGGGACGGCTGATCAATGGTGCCAACTATTCCCGGCGGACCCGTGAAGAAGAGAACTTCACCGCGTCTTTCAATGCGGCCTGGGAAATCAGCGACACCACGACGCTGAGGTTCGATGCGCAGCGGATACAGGTTGACCAGCTTACGAACACGGCGCGGACGACGGCGTCGTTCCTGACATCCGCGATCGATATGCCCATTCCCGAACTGGATGGCGAAGTGCGCAGGCGCCAGGTTCTCGCGTCGCTGCGACCCAATCTGGCGCTGAACGTCAAGGATATTCGCACCACGCAGAATACCCTGAGCTTGCGGGGCACGACCCAGCTTGATCGTTGGGATTTCAAGTACAAGGCCGGATACAGCTTCGCACGATCGAAGTCGAACAACGCCAATCTCAGTGCGCTGGGCAACACCCAGACCTCTCTCGGAGCTATAATCGACCCCGATACGGGCGTAGTTCATCCGGATGGGGACGGCGCGTCGCGGTTTGTCGACGGGGCGTTCGTGTTGGCACCGAATGGACTGCCCATTCCGTCGTTGACCGCGTTCGGGTTCGATCTGCTCAACGCGACGAGCGAGTATAATCTGACATCCGCAAACCGGACGATCACCAACAGCCCCACCGAATCTTATATTCTGGAAGGCAGTGCCCGCTACCTGTCGCAGTCGGGCTTGCTCGATTATGTCGAGTTCGGCGCGAAGTACGACAGAAGCTCGCGCAAGAGCGCGGATGATCTGTTTGCAAGTACGTCTGTTGGCAGCCTTGCATCTATCGAGAGCTATTTGCGGGTTTTCGGAAAAGAGACCGGATTGGATTATTTCGGCGAGGGCCTGGCGAGCAGCCTCGCATTGGGTGATATCGGTGCCGGGGGACTGACCCTGCCGTTCCTGCTGGAGAGTTCGGTTGATCGGATATTCGAAATTCTCCCCAGCCTCACTCAAGATGACCCCTCGACCCCGTTCGACGAACAGCGCTTCAACTACACTGATACGCGCGGGCTAGATCCTATCAACGATCCGGGGGCGCTTACTCCCGCCCGGACGAAGGAGGAGCGCCTCGCCGCTTATATAGAAGGGAAAGTTGAGTTCGGACGGTTCGACCTTGTCGGTGGCGTGCGCATGGAACGCACCACACGCTCTGGGACGACGCTGAGTACCCCGTCGGTACGCACGGCTGACAACGTAGTAGAGCCGAGAGAGACGTTCGTAGGCGCTGGGCTGGTGGAATTCAGCGAACTCGCCGGAACGCAGACCACGTGGACGCCGAGCGCGCTGCTTAATTACCGACCGGTTGACAATGTGGTTGCCAGGCTCAGCTACAACAGAACGACCGTGAACCCCAGCCTGCGACTGATAAGGCGGCCACGCGCGATTCATATCGATCTGCGGCCCACGCAGAATCGCGTAATTCTGCGCGAAGCTAATCCGGACCTGAAGCCGACCACTACCGACAATTACGAGTTCGATGTCGCCTATTATTTCCGCGACACGCCGGGCCTCGTCAGAGCCGGGGTTTTCTACAAAACCACATCCAACAACTTCACGAACGTCTTCTTCAACGATGCAGACGATGGCAGCGTGCGGCAGGAAGTGCTGGATTATTTCGGCGATCTGGCCACGGCGCGGCCGGAACTGGTGGCGTTCGACGATGGCACGCAGTTCCTCCGCAACCGGCCGGAGAACGGCGAGGGTGGAAAGATCTACGGGTTTGAACTGGAACTGATAAGGCAGCTCGACTTCCTGCCGGGCTTCCTCGGAGATTTTGGCGTCCTGGGCAATCTGACTTACACCAAAGGCGATTTTCCGACCCTGGTTCTGGGCCGGAATGATGCCGGCGATCCGGAAACATTCTCTATCGACCGCGCGCTCGCCGATCAGGCGGCCTGGGTTTACAACGCCTCGCTCAATTATCAGCGCGGGGGGTTCGAAGGACGCCTGATCTACACGTATCAGGACGCTTCGGTGAAGACGTTTGAAGTGCATGGTCTCGACACGATCGAGCCTGATTATGCGACGCTCGATCTCAGGCTCAGCTACGATCTTCCGATCTCATTCGGTGATCTTACGGTCTATCTGCAAGGCGATGATTTGCTGCGGGATTCCGATGAACCCAGCCTGCGCTCTGCAGTAAGCTCGCAGTTCAATGACGGCCCTGCCGACTTTTTCTATCCCGGAAACTTCCAGTTCACCGGCGGCAGAACCGTCACGGCAGGCATACGGGCGCGCTTCTAAGCGTCTGGCGCGCTGCTCAATCCTGACCGCGGCCTCTGCCCAGGCTCTGCCGCGGTCAGGCAGGCTGCGCGGGTGTGCAACACTATTGAGGAAAACGATCCGTGAATAGCCAGCTCAAGAAGCATGTTTCGACACTCGCGATTGCCGCCGCGGCGTTCGCAACCTTTAGTACCCCGGCGGTCGCTCGGCCGCAGACCTCCGGGGCGGAGGTTTCGGCGACTGCCTTCCCGCAGGATGCAAGCGATCTCGAGGCCGATCCGCGTGTCACGTACGGGGTCCTGGATAATGGGCTGCGTTATGCCATCATGCGCAACCAGACGCCCAAAGGCGTGGCCGCGCTACGGATGCGGATAGACACGGGTTCGTGGAACGAGACC
The nucleotide sequence above comes from Pelagerythrobacter marensis. Encoded proteins:
- a CDS encoding TonB-dependent receptor; protein product: MQQGIIQGILLGSAAGLAIAIASPAAAQQTSQPAEASARALVNVDVEAQELDTALKLFARQSGADILYAPDLVRGRKTDGVSGSYRVAHALTRLLRGTGLVYREVSHNVFALRVPAAANAEQSVDGAAAALSGRVVNASSGAGLPGARLKVAGTPLETITDQDGRFHFPSVPAGEPEIWVEYLGQPPQTVVAPSDSQERRDFAITVGQTADQIVVRGFRGSLARALNQQLNAANNTTVVSSDLLGSFPAETVSEALRRVPGVAFGRGDDTGEGSRITVRGFSSEAINIQLNGLELQGTGFERTIDLSGFLADNISQITIHKSLLPSHEANGSGGLVEIETKSGLDYGDFQFSLGLEGELGFDRDFGEEYQVNAVLAKKLTPSFGVAATVQYRKTDRLNYDAGISDYLPPVLPDGYNYIFYVPASMQFPFDDAMSGRLINGANYSRRTREEENFTASFNAAWEISDTTTLRFDAQRIQVDQLTNTARTTASFLTSAIDMPIPELDGEVRRRQVLASLRPNLALNVKDIRTTQNTLSLRGTTQLDRWDFKYKAGYSFARSKSNNANLSALGNTQTSLGAIIDPDTGVVHPDGDGASRFVDGAFVLAPNGLPIPSLTAFGFDLLNATSEYNLTSANRTITNSPTESYILEGSARYLSQSGLLDYVEFGAKYDRSSRKSADDLFASTSVGSLASIESYLRVFGKETGLDYFGEGLASSLALGDIGAGGLTLPFLLESSVDRIFEILPSLTQDDPSTPFDEQRFNYTDTRGLDPINDPGALTPARTKEERLAAYIEGKVEFGRFDLVGGVRMERTTRSGTTLSTPSVRTADNVVEPRETFVGAGLVEFSELAGTQTTWTPSALLNYRPVDNVVARLSYNRTTVNPSLRLIRRPRAIHIDLRPTQNRVILREANPDLKPTTTDNYEFDVAYYFRDTPGLVRAGVFYKTTSNNFTNVFFNDADDGSVRQEVLDYFGDLATARPELVAFDDGTQFLRNRPENGEGGKIYGFELELIRQLDFLPGFLGDFGVLGNLTYTKGDFPTLVLGRNDAGDPETFSIDRALADQAAWVYNASLNYQRGGFEGRLIYTYQDASVKTFEVHGLDTIEPDYATLDLRLSYDLPISFGDLTVYLQGDDLLRDSDEPSLRSAVSSQFNDGPADFFYPGNFQFTGGRTVTAGIRARF